The Eubalaena glacialis isolate mEubGla1 chromosome 3, mEubGla1.1.hap2.+ XY, whole genome shotgun sequence nucleotide sequence GAGGTAATGGCAGGATATCTAAGGGGACAGACAGATCGTCTAGGCATTTGAAAATTCAGGTCTTAAGCTTCAGCACAGGTGGTAGGCAAGACATTGGaggagaatttttaaagaagagagcGCAGCCCACATTGAGTCAGCGCATGTTCATGTTTGTTGTACTGAATTGACCACCAAACAGCTGTGAAAACCTAACCGAAGTTCAAGAGGAGGAATTTATATGGCCCCATTAGCGTGGTGAGGCGGTATCCTCCTCCAGCACCATTTGGAAGctttggaacagaaaaaggggaCAGCGGGCCTTGGGTGGTGAAGGGAACTGACCGTGAGATCCAGGCTGAATGAGGAGGTGTGTGAAGCCAGAATGGAGACAAACCAGGAGTGGCTGACCCGCAGCTACAGGGGTGGAGGTAGAAACACAGGGAAGTTGCCGGCTGAGAAGAGCAGGGCAGGAGTCCGCAAACTGCGGCCCGTGGGCCAAGTGCAGCCTTCCCCTTGGTTTTGTAAAGGAAGTTTTACATTttgcctgtggctgcttttgtgctacagttGAATGCCCCtccggccctttacagaaaaagttcacTGACCCTGGAAAAGTTTCAGGGTTTGAGGTTTGATAGTGGTCCGGCTCAAGTAACAGTGAGATTGAATGAGGAGCCGCACAAACCACTTATGTGGCTGAAAGGTGGAGGTGGCCATCACTGGAGCCGCACTAAGGAGATGTGCAGCGAGCATGCCGTGAGCTTGACCAGCAAGAGTGCTAAAATCCCCTCATGGTGAcggggggcaggggttggggagtAGAAGGCTGAAGTTATTGAAGAAAGGGACGCAGCTGCCTGCAGGTCCCTGTAGCCTTCAGGAGAATCAGACAAGGGGGATGTGAGCCTGAGGAATCATTGTTCCTAGATATGCAAGCCCCCGGGACGGGCAGCAAGGTATTGACTGACACCCCCAGGGTCCCTTTTGTCCTTAGAAAAAAGGCACATGGTTCTCGTCCTTCAGTGTGGTGCCCAGGCTTGGAAGGGACACTGGGCACTTCTACCCAAACCAGCAGGCTCCCCTGGCTGTGCAGAGTTGGCAGCGTCTCTTCCTGGATACCTCGGCCCTAGCCTCCCACACCCCCTTAGCTACTTCCCAATAGCTGCTTCCACAGCGTGTCTTCAGAACCCGGTTCTGTAGGCCACAAGCTACGCCATCTTCTCTCAGACCGCCACCTGTTTACCAGAACGGCGAGCACTGTGACTCTATACGTCTTGCTTCCTGCTCTTCCATCTCTTCCCTCTGTCGGGTCCACAGGTAGTACTTATGAGGTGGGCGGGCCACCCTAGCTAGGTCACAAGCCCACGTCTCACTTGCCTTCTCAGCTTATTAGGAATCAGGTGCGACCCTCACACCCACCccaggcaggggggagggacAGGCTCGCTGCTGCAGTCCCAATTCActttcttttccatcttcttgTTCTGCAGGGGTGTTCCCTCAACAGATACCAAACCCATCCCGTTCAAGGCTATGAGCACAGCAAGCTCAGACACCAGCAGCCAGGGCTGGGATCTTATCCTAATAGTTTCCAGCTCCAGCAAATAGAGTTTCTCAAGGGGCAACTCCCAGAAGCACCCCTAATTGGAAAACAGGCACCATCACTGCCACTGTTCCTCCCTGGACTCAGGCTAGGGTTTCCAGGACCACCTGCCAGAGGTGGGTACTTTGAGATCCCGGGTGTCCCCAGGGGCGTGCCTCTCAGAAGTCAGGTGCTCCCAAGAGGGTTCCAGCATCCTTTCCCACGTGGCCACGTTCGGCCATGGAGCGGTGTTGATAGGCTCTCCGCACGTTTCCGGGAACTGACTATCAGCCAGGATCAGGAACAAAGGATCTTAGAGCGCTTGGAGGAGCTTGGGGAAGGGAAGGCCACCACAGCGCATGATCTGGCCGGGAAGCTCCAAGCCCAAAAGAAGGAAATCAATCAAGTTTTATACTCTCTGGCAAAGAAGGGTAAGCTGCATCGGGAGGCAGGAACGCCCCCTTTGTGGAGACTTTCAGTTCCGGTTCAGGCTTGGAACCAGCCCAGCCAAGTAGCGAGAGCAGACAGTCATAGCCGGGGAGCTCCAAGCTCAGACTTCAGTTTGGAAACTGAAGACAGAAGCTTCACATCTGGCTTGGAAGATCCTTCTGAGCCTCTCGACATGGCTGAGATCAAGGAAAGGATCTGCGATTACCTGTTTAATGTGTCCAGCTCCTCTGCCCTGAATTTGGCTAAAAACATTGGCTTCACCAAGGCCCGAGATGTGACTGCCATGCTGATTGACTTGGAAAGGCAGGGGGACGTCTACAGGCAAGGGACGACCCCTCCCATATGGCATTTGACCGATAAGAAGCGGGAGAGGATACAGATCAAGAGAAACACGAACAACGTTCCGGAAACCACTCAAGCTGCTATCCAGGAGACTAGAAAAATCGCAGAGCTCCCCACCTGCAACTTACCTGCGTCAGATGCCTCAAACAGCATGGTCACCACAGAAAAAGTGGAGAACGGGCAGGAACCCGTCGTAAAGTTAGAAACTAGGCAAGAGGTCACACCAGAACCAATAAAACTGAAACCGAAACCACCTGTTCATGACAATGGCCCCTCCAAAACAGGGTATGTTGACTTTGAAAATGGCCAGTGGGCCACAGATGACATCCCAGATGACTTGAATAGTATCCACGCGGCACCAGGTGAGTTTCGAGCCATCATGGAGATGCCCTCCTTCTACAGTCATGGCTTACCACGGTGTTCACCCTACAAGAAACTGGCAGAGTGTCAGCTGAAGAACCCCATCAGCGGCCTGTTAGAATATGCTCAGTTCGCTAGTCAGACCTGTGAGTTCAACCTGATAGAGCAGAGTGGACCACCCCATGAACCTCGGTAAGAGACCACCCAGGATTTGTGCCTACGGTTGGGGTCAGGCGCTCTTGCTCCTGATGGAGTCTTGGCTGACTCGTGAGCAGTGCCAGTTGGTGGCCCctgtcttttccctcttttttctgcCTGTGGGCTGAATCACCCTTGTCTGGCCCTTCCTCCACATCTTGAGCAGGGAATGTAGACCTCAGCCCAGCCAAAATCTTGGCTGAGCAAGGGGGAGGTTGGCAGCCTTGGCTAAAATGAAGCTTCTTTGGAGATGATTAGCTGCCGTGCATCAGTGTTACGCCTGCCTCCTAAGGCCAGAGGTAATGAAGACTTGACACCCTTCCCGCCCCCTTCCATGTGCCGTCCTCCCTCCGCCCGAGCTGAGTCCCCCAGGGGGTGCAGGAACAGGTGGGTAGCGGCAGGCTGCACACAGAGAGCAAGGGTGGGTTGTGCTGCTAAGTAGCAGCGGGTCCAAACcgtacctccccacccccctcctgcTCAGCTCCCGTAGGGAAAGGATGCTGTAGAGTGCACGGCTGCCTGCCTGTTGAAGGTGGTGGTTCTAATTTTACACACCGCCTCTGCACAGATGGGTGGGCTAGCACTTGCTGCTGCTCCTAAGCTGTGAAATCAGAAATTACCTCACTCAGACAGCTGGCCCAGCCCTGCACCATAGGCTCTTCCAAGCCAGCGGACAGATTGAGGAAGACAGGTGGGCCCAGGAGCTGCTGCAGGGCCTAGCGGAGAGCTGAAACCACTGAAGCTGAGTGACCGCACGCCAGTGAGGCCAGCAGAGAATCCCACTAACCTTTACATTAACCGTAGGCTGGTGTCTGAGGGTAAGGATTCCCAGCGGTGACCCTTCCTCCTTATCCTGACCGTCTTCATGACACTGAGATGGCATTGCAGGAGAGCTGTTAAGAAGAGGGGGTGCGTCTGTCCAGAAGCTGACAGGGCCAGGACTGGTGTGCTTTTGTCTGGGGTAGAGACTGGATGGCCgtcattctctttcttctcccaccatccccctccccagagTTGGGGAACAGCAGTGGGTTTTGTGGTTAACCTTTCTTTGGACTCCAGCTATAAGAAACATTGATGCCATGCTCAAATATTTCAGAAGACCCAGGAAATAAGAAATTTGACCTACCTTTCTAAATGAAATCCCAGATTGAGCAAAGAGCTGAACAAATATGAAAGCTTGAACAGAGACGGTCTAAGCTAAGTCCAGAGGCTTAGAACAAATGCTTTTTGGTTCTCTGCATAACAAGGGGAAATTCCTTTCATCTCAGGCATCAGACAAATAGAGCTGTAGGATGACTCAAAAGAAACCGTGAGAGTGGTGTATCTCTGAGGGTAGGTTGGGGACGAAAATAGGCCCCCAAAAGGGGCAGGTATCTGATCCCTGTAGGTGTCTGGGGAGTGTGAGACTGCGCTGTAAGAAGCCTTCGCTTTCCTTAGGAGCTGCCCTTGAGGTGGCCAAGTCTACCACCATTGCTTTAGGGTAAAGGCTCTTTGGTTGCTAACAAGACTGTAATGGTGATTTTAGCTCATCATTTTTTGTACAGACTTGATCTTAATTCATTGCTAAAAGATAGTGGGTTTCCCTTGAGCTAGTTTCCTATCACCTGTGGCTATGTTTGCTCTAATGAGCTTGGAGAGAGAGTCActggctgctttgtttccaaaaaAATAGGAACAGGCTGAGCCTCCAAAGGGACAGGAGTTCCTTGGCCTACCCTCCATCTCCTTCACAAGTCAACAAGCCCCTTAGTGTAGCAGGAAATTTCAGGGTGAAGATCTCTTTGGAGAGGGCAGAAGGGATGGCCTAGACTAGTGTTCACACATCTAATCACTTTCCATCAAGATTTAAATTCCAAGTTGTCATCAGTGGCCGAGAGTTTCCCCCAGCTGAAGCTGGCAGCAAGAAAGTGGCCAAGCAGGATGCAGCTATGAAAGCCATGACAATTCTGCTTGAGGAAGCTAAAGCCAAAGACAGTGGAAGATCAGAAGAATCATACTACTGTTCCTCGAAGAAAGAATCAGAGAAGGTAGGTGTCCTGCCCTCTGGGAGGACATCAGTTCACTCTCCAAGTCTGAAGTATCAGAACTTCATCTGACCCTCTTGAAACAATCTCAGCTTACCCAACCCACTGTCTCAGAGTCAGCTTCCCACTCTCCCCTCTACCCTGCCTCACCAGCCCACCTTTCCTCTTCTCATACCCAGCTCCCCTTCTAGTGCCCCCTCCCAAGCTAACTGGAATTGCAGAATTTCAGGGTTGAAAGAGACGTTAAAAATTATTGAATCCGGTCTCCTCTCTTGGCAGATAAGAAATGAGACGAAGAACATTTAAGTAACTACTGTTTCCTGCAAGGCCTAGAAAACCCATCCCCACAACCCTCTTCCTTTAGAAAGCCAGCCCCAAACATGCAGTTGACCGAAAGAAATTCTCCCATCCCCATTCCCTCTGCTGTGATGGAATAGCCAGTGTTTtctcagtttgtttttgtttttgtttttgtttttttgtctctcATTTTCTCCAGACTGCAGAGTCCCAGACTACCACCCCTTCAGCAACATCCTTCCTTTCTGGGAAGAACCCCGTCACTACATTGCTTGAGTGTGTGCACAAGTTGGGGAGCTCCTGTGAATTCCGCCTCCTATCCAGAGAAGGCCCTGCCCATGACCCCAAGTACATCTCTTGTATCATGTATCTCTGCTGAGGTTTtctcaaaaaagagagagatacattttcttctttgcctCCTCAGAGATGGCAGATTATTTCACTGAGCAATCACTCCTGTTTTCAATATGGAAAATGGGGGGCCTTGAGAGCATGGTTGCTGCTTGTGGAGCAGAGAATCTGGGATTAGGAGTTCAAAGGGCAAAGCAGGGACCAAGCACAAGGGAGATACACGGCTTGGAGGTTACTGGTGGTGGGACTAAAAGGTGCAAGACCTGGGCGTACCTGAGAAGCTCTCTGCTCTGAGGCTCTGCAGACTTACATGTTCAAGAGAAGggttcctggaggaggtgaaatTAGGTTGATGCTTAAAAATGTTGAATAGGGGTCAGCCAGGCTAAGAGAgactgggggcaggaggagggtgaAAGGCACCGGCTCTTCAAGGCAGAAGTGACTGCGTGAGCCAAGGCACAGAGGCGATGTGTGCAAGGAAATTACAAGTCGTAAAGGATGACAACCTGACAAAGGCTAGGTAAAGCTCTTCCATCAAAACCAGTTTAATCCTCTCCTTTCATCTCCTGTCAGGTTCCAGTACTGCGTTGCAATGGGAGCCCATACTTTCCCCACTGCCAGTGCCCCCAGCAAGAAGGTGGCAAAGCAGATGGCTGCAGAGGAAGCCATGAAGGCCCTGCAAGGGGAGGCGACCAGCTCAACATCTTCTGATGACCAGGTGGGGCCATTTTCTACTCAAAAGATACAGGTCATTTTTAGCAACTGAGCGGCTTAGGATTGCCCATGAGCCCCTCCGAGTTTCCGTTAAGTGTTTATGATTCCTCTTTGGCTGATTCTCCTTCAGCCCGGAAGTATGAACACGGAATCATTTGATAACTTGGAATCGGTGATGCCCACCAAGGTCAGGAGGATTAGCGAGCTCGTCAGATACCTGAACACCAACCCCGTGGGCGGCCTGTTAGAGTACGCCCGCTCCCATGGCTTTGCTGCTGAGTTCAAGTTGGTCGACCAGTCCGGACCTCCTCACGAGCCCAAGTGAGTGTTCCTGTCCTGGCTACAGCCGTGTGTCACAGAGTGGGAACAGCTTATAACCCAGGGAAAGAAAGGATGTGCATTAGCTGTGAATGACAGGAGGGGCATGTTGAGGGAGCCCTGTCCCCAGGGCCTCCGAGAAGACACTAGATCAGCCATCTTGAGAAGACAGCCACTCTTCCAGTGAGCGTgagcctttttaatttttttaaactaattttatatGTACATAGAAAATCATTCAAGCTGATTGAAAAAATGTGCAACGAAAAGTCTCATTTCTATCTCAGACTTCTAGTTTCCCTCACCAGATTCATACACTATTACCAGTTTCTTGAGTCCTTCTAGAAATTTCCATGCACATATTAGCacgttttcctttctctttgttttttatttttattttatttatttatttattttataaatttatttatatatttttggctgtgttgggtcttcgttgctgcgcacgggctttctctagttgtggtgagcgggggctactcttcgttgcggtgcgtgggcttctcattgtcgtggcttctcttgttgcagagcacaggctctaggcacacaggcttcagtagttgtggcacgtgggctcagtaattgtggctcgtaggctctagagcacaggctctgtagttgtggctcatgggcttagttgctccgcggcatgtgggatcttcccggaccagggctcgaacccatgtcccctgcattggcaggcagattcttaaccactgcgccaccagggaaactctctctttgttttttaaagttaagtatATATCATAATCTTCTGTTCTACCCCTTGACTCCTTTACTTACCAGTGTGTCTTAGAGGTCATTACAAATAAGCATGTATATATCTACCACATAATGCTTCATTGAATAGAtacttacaatttttaaattgctttatcAAACAAGAGATGTAAAAGGTCTTCTTAAAGTGGACACCCAACTACTTACCACCTAGTTTAAGAAGGAAAATGTTGTTATATCTGTTTGAAGCCCCACCATGcgtaatttatttaactaactTCCAGTGACATTCAGGTTGGTTTTGGTCTTACTCTTAGAATCACTCctgcagtgaacatccttgtacTGTATGTCTTTGCTTACATGTACAAACTTGTCTGTAGTATAAATtttcaggagtggaatttctgggccaTGAGTCATGTACATTggtttttaagggttttttttaataggtaatagatgatgcaaaataaaaaatattattgaaaaataaaaatataaaaagctcatTCTCACTTTGACCCAGCTCTTacctacacacagacacacacacacacacacacacacaccaacgtGTAGTAACTTTACATTATTATACATCCTTCCACAGTATCTTTATACAAATACAAGCAATTATATTCCCCCCTTTTGTTACACAGAAATACATATATGCATTGATTTCTAGCTTGCTTTTTACACATAAAAGTATTATCTTAGAAAATTTTTCATGTAACTTTATATTCTTTCTATATAACTACAAAGTATAGTGTTCCAGTGTACGGCGTTTatcatgatttatttaaccagtccctaCTGATGAatacttggattgtttccaaacTTTTGGTATTATAAATAAGGCTGCAATGAATAACATGTATacgtgcatttaaaattttggtaaatTTTGCCAAACTTTCCTCCAGTGAAATTATACCAGTTTCTGCTTCCACCAACGATGTATAAAGAATCTCTTCCTCTACACCGTGAGCATTCTAAAATGCGAAAAATAGTATCTCAATGTAGTGCAAAGACTAGTCTAcattaagatattttttattattattattattatttaccacattaatagGTCAAAGGAGAAacaccacatgatcatctccaaAGATTCCAAAAAGGTGTGTagtaaaattcagcatccattcagATTAAGAAACCAAGctgttaagaaaatagaaattattgaATACATCCTTCACATGATAAAAATACAAGTCTGAAGTCCAAAGTCAGCAGCTTACTTATTATTGAACCTAGAACTGTTCCCATTAAAGTCAGGAGGAAGATGTGGATGCCACTGTCATCGTCATTTAATATCATTCTGGAATTACCAGCTAATGCAATCAGTTTAGAGAAAGAAGTAAGTGtaaagagaggaaaggggaggtaAAGttatcattatttgcagatgatatgatagtaTACCTGGAATAttcatgagaaaactgaagaaatgTTAGAGACAAAGGAGAATTTAGGAGAGCAGGGGACTACAAAGTGATGTATAAGAGTCAAGAACTTGTCTGTATACAGTAATAAGCAGTTAGAAAACGTAGTAGAGAATACCCTATTTGCAACGTCAACTAAAAAGATAAGTGACCCAGGTGCATTCCTAGTAGGGAATATGTAGGCTCCACATTAAGTAAAATGTCAAAACCCGAGGGACCATCTCCCCTATCCCCTTCACCCCCTTCAGCCAAACCATCCTTAAGTTCTGCTTATTGAACCTACAATTTCTGTCCCAgatcccttcctcctctttccgCCTCCAGTGTCGGCACTCTCAGGTAAGCCACTGTCTTCTCTCACCTAAACCAGGCAGTAGTCTCCTGGTCTCcctactttatttattcattcaacagatatttatagaGGACATTGTATTTGTTAGAACAGGAGTCAGACATCAATCAATAATCATGTAAAGAAATGTAAGATCTCATACTTGATATGTATTATAAAGAGCTCGAGTTGCATGATGCAGTGAGAATCTACATAGCATGACTTGACTCAgtaaggagaggggagagggcttccctgagaAGTGAAGCCTAAGCTGAGATCTCAGGGATGATCAAGAGAGAGGGAGGGTTCTAGGCAAAGGAGATAGTACCCCCAAGTCCACAGAGCTGGTAAAGGGCTGCAGGAAGGCCAGTATGGGTGGAGCAGAGAGCACAGTGGAGGCCTGATGCTAGGTGAGACTGGAGGGTCTTGTGGGCCATGTTATGCTCCAGCCACACAAGCAGTGGAGAGAcattgaagggttttaagtaAGGGAGTGTcacttgccccccacccccacttttgtCCTCTtcctggcagtttttttttttggccgtgccgtgcaacatgtgggatcttagttccccaaccagggatcaaacctgtggcccctgcattgggagcgcagagtgttaaccactggaccgccagggaagtgccTGGCATTTTTCctactatatttttttttttttttaagttttttttttttggctgtgttgggtctttgtttctgtgcgacggctttctctagttgcggcaagtgggggccactcttcatcgcggtgcgcgggcctctcactatcgtggcctctcttgttgcggagcacaggctccagatgcgcaggctcagtagttgtggctcacgggcctagttgctccgcggcatgtgggatcttcccagaccagggctcgaacccgtgtcccctgcattagcaggaagattttcaaccactgcgccaccaggaaagccctctaCTATATTTTTGTACTACATTTTCTCTCCTACTCTAAGAAAATCATTTCAGACCTTTGCCTCTTTCTTCAAATTTCCACAAAACCCCTCTTTCTCACTCTGATGACCTTACTTCACACCTAATTGAGAAATTAGCAATAACCAAATGACAAACACCTTACCTTCCCATCACCAAATCCACCTTCCTACCTCGTCTGTATATTACATCTGTACCAGTATGCAGGAAGcatccctcctcccatccctgtGCCCTGGATCCCTTCCCTCTCGTCCTCTCCTTCAGTTATCTCCCTCTCTCATCATCAGTTGCTCCCTCTGTTGGATCATTCCCATCAGCCTACAAACATGCCCGTGCCCATCTTCTAAAGACCTTCCATTGACCCCACATCTCCCCCCAGGTACCACCTCATCTTTCTGCTCCCCTCACAGTCAGACCTCTCAAAAGAATTGTTTGTAGTCAATGTCTTCATTGTCTTCACTTCCTTAATTCATTCCAATTGGGCTCTTGTCCCCAGCATTCCACTAAAAAGGCTAACCACTTGCCATATGtggttactgagcacttgaaatgcagctgtgtgactgaggaactgaattatTAGTTGTATTGAATTTTAATTAGAGTTAATAGCCTCGTGTGGCCAGTGGCTATCATACTGGACCATGCAGCTCTAATGGATTCTAGTTGCACAATtaacaaactttattttatatatatacatatatatatatttgtatgtatgtgtatgcatatatggaTGTATGTCTATATCTTTGTGCATAAGAGTTCATACTCTTTTCAAACACATAGAACACTCATGAAATTCTCCTGGATCCCTCAGGTCAAGATCCTACATGGTTTGGCCCCCATCCCCTCtcttcaacatcttttcatgccGCTCTCCTTTTACTTCACTGAACTTTAACCCACTGGCCTGCACAAACCAGTCAGCATCATCAAAGAAAGAGGCAAAGGCATTCAGCTACTTAGGATAAGCAAGGAATAGTGAGAAGCTCAGTAAGGCTGAACATAAAGATTGATTCCTTTCACTGCCTGAGCTGATTGATAAATCTTGATACTGAAACCTTTGTTGTATGCAGTTGGATTATCCAAAGCTGGGTTCCCCAAAGCAGATTAGGATCTGGTTAAAAGCTAGTATTCTTGAAACCTTGTCTGGTTGCTGCCCGGGCTGTTTTGCTCCATCATgttctgatgtgtttgtggagATCCCCagccaggaagggaggggaacaGCAGGGCCCCCCAACAGCACTGCCTGCTTCCCTGCTCCACCAGTGCCCAGGGTACACTCCACTCCCCTTAGCCATCACAAGGCCTCCAGGAATCAAAAAATAACTCCTCATAAAGGTGTGGTTCCCTGAGCTAAGGCTGACCTTGACTCTCTGACTTCTCCAGGTTAAGTCCTCTTGAGCTAATCAGGAAATGAACGAAGAAATGGAGTCAGGTACTTAAAAAATCAGACAGAGCATTAAAAAAGTGATGCAAGCAGGGAGAAAGTCATTCCCTTCTCATTTTTGCTTTAGTTAAGAAGAAAGTCCACATGTGGTGTTAGTATTTCTTTAAACCCTCCCTAGTACTTGCTAAACTATGATAAAAGACAGGCCTAGAGCCTTTACAAGCAATAGTGTCTTGTCagaatttaaaacatgatttttatcaTAGACAGTTTTACAGCCACCTTCAGTTTATGGCAAGTGATACTCATCTTCCATTTACAGTAGTGATATGAAGTGTCCTTTTAAAACgtgtttacatttaaaaagagtcaacttagagaaaaatattaagtagtaATGCTCCAAGTGATATCTGGATCTAGCGGAAATCACACTGTGATTCATGAATATCCAAAGTCTGGGAAATGCTGCCTTAGGAACAGAGCTGTCAAGAGTGATGGGGCCACGTGTTGGCAAGACTGGCCACATCTTGAGCGAAACCAGCCCTTTTCTGGAGCAGCTGTCGGGGTAAGGTGCTTGTCTTTATTCCCTGCTTCTCATCCCCAAGGTTCGTTTACCAAGCAAAAGTTGGGGGTCGCTGGTTCCCAGCCGTCTGCGCACACAGCAAGAAGCAAGGCAAGCAGGAAGCAGCAGATGCGGCCCTCCGCGTATTGATTGGGGAGGACGAGAAGGCAGAGCGCATGGGTTTCACAGAGGTAACCCCAGTGACAGGGGCCAGTCTCAGAAGAACTATGCTCCTCCTCTCAAGGTCCCCAGAAGCACAGCCAAAGACAGTTAAGACGTCTACTTTTGGTGCTATCTTTTTTGGGGGTCCTGCTAACTCCTGTCTGGGTGGAGTCAGCTCTTAACTTGCTATCATGTGAACTATTCCTAGGCTTTAATATTAGACTCAGTAGAACCTAGAACTGAGACACTAGACGTGAGAGGGGGAAAGATGACCCACCAGTCCAGTAGAACTCGACCTCCCTGCCCACTCTGAAACATGGTGGACGCAGATGAGGCTCAGTGGCCCTGACATGGCCTCCTGTCCCCACAGCTTCCTCTCACAGGCAGCACCTTCCACGACCAGATAGCCATGCTGAGCCACCGGTGCTTCAATGCTCTCACCAACAGTTTCCAGCCCTCCTTGCTTGGCCGCAAGATCCTGGCTGCCATCATCATGAAGAAAGACTCTGAAGACCTGGGTGTCGTGGTCAGCTTGGGGACAGGTAAGTAGGTTCTGAAATGTGTCCCAACTCTCCACCCCCCGCAGTGACTGGAAGCACCTCCTCATTCTCTCCTGGGGTCCTGTGTGGGTGAACTTAAGGCAGAGAGAAGACTcttcttatatttcattttagCTACAGTTAATTCAGAGCAGGGAATGAATTCTCATTTCCTAGTGAAAAGAATACAGGAGTCAGGATCTGATAAATTGAGGTTGTTTCTGCCTTCAAGCTTTAAGAACCAACAGCCTCTACCCTATTCATCAtcattttcctttggaaatttCACATTTGCTTTAACTGCCTTCCCAGGGAATCGCTGTGTGAAAGGAGATTCTCTAAGCCTAAAGGGAGAAACCGTCAATGACTGCCACGCAGAGATCATCTCCCGGAGAGGCTTCATCAGGTGAGTGAGATCGCAGGGCGTGGCGGCTCTGACACCCACCTGACGGGCAGGTCCTCGACCCTGCAGTGTCAGCCTTTGCCTCACCTGTCCATTTGAACCTGTCTTACAGAATCAGTCCCTTCTGTGACCCAGCTGCATGCCCCTACTCAGCCTGCTGTTTAAGAGCTCTTTTTCTGCTAACTCTGCTTCAAGCCCTTTTTTAAAAGCACACAATGACCTCTTGATCTTCAGTGCTGTAGGGATGAGGAAGCCTTCCATCTCCATTTGAGGACCTACAAACA carries:
- the ADAR gene encoding double-stranded RNA-specific adenosine deaminase isoform X6 yields the protein MDLRQGCSLNRYQTHPVQGYEHSKLRHQQPGLGSYPNSFQLQQIEFLKGQLPEAPLIGKQAPSLPLFLPGLRLGFPGPPARGGYFEIPGVPRGVPLRSQVLPRGFQHPFPRGHVRPWSGVDRLSARFRELTISQDQEQRILERLEELGEGKATTAHDLAGKLQAQKKEINQVLYSLAKKGKLHREAGTPPLWRLSVPVQAWNQPSQVARADSHSRGAPSSDFSLETEDRSFTSGLEDPSEPLDMAEIKERICDYLFNVSSSSALNLAKNIGFTKARDVTAMLIDLERQGDVYRQGTTPPIWHLTDKKRERIQIKRNTNNVPETTQAAIQETRKIAELPTCNLPASDASNSMVTTEKVENGQEPVVKLETRQEVTPEPIKLKPKPPVHDNGPSKTGYVDFENGQWATDDIPDDLNSIHAAPGEFRAIMEMPSFYSHGLPRCSPYKKLAECQLKNPISGLLEYAQFASQTCEFNLIEQSGPPHEPRFKFQVVISGREFPPAEAGSKKVAKQDAAMKAMTILLEEAKAKDSGRSEESYYCSSKKESEKTAESQTTTPSATSFLSGKNPVTTLLECVHKLGSSCEFRLLSREGPAHDPKFQYCVAMGAHTFPTASAPSKKVAKQMAAEEAMKALQGEATSSTSSDDQPGSMNTESFDNLESVMPTKVRRISELVRYLNTNPVGGLLEYARSHGFAAEFKLVDQSGPPHEPKFVYQAKVGGRWFPAVCAHSKKQGKQEAADAALRVLIGEDEKAERMGFTELPLTGSTFHDQIAMLSHRCFNALTNSFQPSLLGRKILAAIIMKKDSEDLGVVVSLGTGNRCVKGDSLSLKGETVNDCHAEIISRRGFIRFLYSELMKYNPQTAKDSIFEPAKGGEKLQIKKTVSFHLYISTAPCGDGALFDKSCSDRAVESTDSRHYPVFENPKQGKLRTKVENGEGTIPVESSDIVPTWDGIRLGERLRTMSCSDKILRWNVLGLQGALLTHFLQPVYLKSVTLGYLFSQGHLTRAICCRVTRDGSAFEDGLRHPFIVNHPKVGRVSVYDSKRQSGKTKETSVNWCLADGYDLEILDGTRGTVDGPRNELSRVSKKNIFLLFKKLCSFRYRRDLLRLSYGEAKRAARDYEIAKNYFKKSLKDMGYGNWISKPQEEKNFYLCPV
- the ADAR gene encoding double-stranded RNA-specific adenosine deaminase isoform X2, which produces MPRARHGPEGCSLNRYQTHPVQGYEHSKLRHQQPGLGSYPNSFQLQQIEFLKGQLPEAPLIGKQAPSLPLFLPGLRLGFPGPPARGGYFEIPGVPRGVPLRSQVLPRGFQHPFPRGHVRPWSGVDRLSARFRELTISQDQEQRILERLEELGEGKATTAHDLAGKLQAQKKEINQVLYSLAKKGKLHREAGTPPLWRLSVPVQAWNQPSQVARADSHSRGAPSSDFSLETEDRSFTSGLEDPSEPLDMAEIKERICDYLFNVSSSSALNLAKNIGFTKARDVTAMLIDLERQGDVYRQGTTPPIWHLTDKKRERIQIKRNTNNVPETTQAAIQETRKIAELPTCNLPASDASNSMVTTEKVENGQEPVVKLETRQEVTPEPIKLKPKPPVHDNGPSKTGYVDFENGQWATDDIPDDLNSIHAAPGEFRAIMEMPSFYSHGLPRCSPYKKLAECQLKNPISGLLEYAQFASQTCEFNLIEQSGPPHEPRFKFQVVISGREFPPAEAGSKKVAKQDAAMKAMTILLEEAKAKDSGRSEESYYCSSKKESEKTAESQTTTPSATSFLSGKNPVTTLLECVHKLGSSCEFRLLSREGPAHDPKFQYCVAMGAHTFPTASAPSKKVAKQMAAEEAMKALQGEATSSTSSDDQPGSMNTESFDNLESVMPTKVRRISELVRYLNTNPVGGLLEYARSHGFAAEFKLVDQSGPPHEPKFVYQAKVGGRWFPAVCAHSKKQGKQEAADAALRVLIGEDEKAERMGFTEVTPVTGASLRRTMLLLSRSPEAQPKTLPLTGSTFHDQIAMLSHRCFNALTNSFQPSLLGRKILAAIIMKKDSEDLGVVVSLGTGNRCVKGDSLSLKGETVNDCHAEIISRRGFIRFLYSELMKYNPQTAKDSIFEPAKGGEKLQIKKTVSFHLYISTAPCGDGALFDKSCSDRAVESTDSRHYPVFENPKQGKLRTKVENGEGTIPVESSDIVPTWDGIRLGERLRTMSCSDKILRWNVLGLQGALLTHFLQPVYLKSVTLGYLFSQGHLTRAICCRVTRDGSAFEDGLRHPFIVNHPKVGRVSVYDSKRQSGKTKETSVNWCLADGYDLEILDGTRGTVDGPRNELSRVSKKNIFLLFKKLCSFRYRRDLLRLSYGEAKRAARDYEIAKNYFKKSLKDMGYGNWISKPQEEKNFYLCPV